CATGCTACGATGAAATAACTTAGAAAAGCTGGAACCGACTTTCGATTAGTTGGTTTCAGCTTTTTTGAATGAAAATTGACTATAGTTTGTACATAGATTCGTTTAACTTTTCCCTAGCTAGGGAATCAGAGAGTATAGTATGATAAAGGTGGAAAGAAAGCGTTTACTAGGAGGCCGACTCAACGAGCTTTTTATTAAATAGAATAAAGGAGGAGAAAATAAAATGAATTCAGTCTTTAAACGATTGAAAAATTATCAAGAAGTCTATTACTTAGGAGAGAATAGTGTTTTCCAAAAATCAAAAATAAAAGGTAAATTTCATAGTCAATACACTCGCTACGGACAACCGAATGAGGTTGCAGGAGGCGGCTTTGCTAAGAGAGAGTTGTTGGAATTGTTACCATCAGATACAGTAGAGCAAACGGATATAGCTATTACACATCGCTATGATCGCAACTTAAAAAAAGATGCTTTTCACTTAGTTATAACGAAAGGAACCGGGGTTGAGTTAACAGCTAGTAATGAACGAGGACTTAAATACGGTATGGAAGCTTTAGAAAAAGCTATTTACTCAAGTAATCAACAAGTCGTTGTGCCAGAGTTGACGATACATCATGAGCCTAGTTTTCCGATTCGTGGGGTTATTGAAGGGTTTTATGGAATTCCGTGGACTCATGATAGTCGGTTAGATTGTATTCATTTCCTAGGAAAGCATCAGATGAATACCTACATGTATGCACCAAAAGACGATGAACTCCAAAGGAAATTATGGCGTGAAAAATACCCAGCAGAAAAAATAGAAGATTTTGAAGAACTTTTAGTAGCCAGCCAAAATGCATTGGTGGATTTTTATTATATGATTAGTCCTGGGAATGATATTGTGTATACCAAAGAAGATGAAGTAGGGGTCTTACAACAAAAATTAAAGCAAATGATTGAAATTGGAGTCAGCCATTTTGGTTTATTGCTAGACGATATTGATTATTATTTAAAAGGGGAAGCCAAGCAAAAATTTGGCACACCAGGTTTAGCTCATGCGTATCTAATCAAACAAAGTTATAGCTATTTAAAAAACGAGTTAGCTCATTGTCAGTTAGTCATTTGCCCAACCGAGTATGATA
This Carnobacterium maltaromaticum DSM 20342 DNA region includes the following protein-coding sequences:
- a CDS encoding protein O-GlcNAcase; translation: MNSVFKRLKNYQEVYYLGENSVFQKSKIKGKFHSQYTRYGQPNEVAGGGFAKRELLELLPSDTVEQTDIAITHRYDRNLKKDAFHLVITKGTGVELTASNERGLKYGMEALEKAIYSSNQQVVVPELTIHHEPSFPIRGVIEGFYGIPWTHDSRLDCIHFLGKHQMNTYMYAPKDDELQRKLWREKYPAEKIEDFEELLVASQNALVDFYYMISPGNDIVYTKEDEVGVLQQKLKQMIEIGVSHFGLLLDDIDYYLKGEAKQKFGTPGLAHAYLIKQSYSYLKNELAHCQLVICPTEYDTRYDSVYLHELSDNLPPEVQIFWTGPETLAHEIPTSDIAKMSEIFHHPTIIWDNTPVNDFEDDKERLFLSPYYNRSYRLNQFGVVGIVANPMSQWELSKLTIGNMAQFMWNAPGFDLTTSWQETLADYAGSEYVESLEVFTSHNENKRMIQPLPLELKKALEMRDKNYLNQSLTGLNQAVEKLKTLPNKTFQKEIAPWFKRMEQDYQLWQAILAEDHELVRKLGTELKGAKVRIGTNLPLTAALLWGLVD